A region of the Myxococcus stipitatus DSM 14675 genome:
TTTCGCCAGGTGGGTCGCGAAACAAGAGGCGGGGGACTTTGGCGCGTTCGAGCTCATGACCTCGAAGGTTCCCGGTGACTTGAAGGATGCGTGGTGCTTCATCGCGCTGCCCGAAGGTTCGTTGCTCGCGCTCGTCTCCACCGTGACGCCGCAGCCGGTCGTGCTGTTCGACTCGGAGTCGGACGTGCTGAAGGTCGTCGCCCCGAGCCTGGAGGCGTTCCTGCTCGCGCTCGGCGCGGGCAAGACGCGCTTGGCCGACCTGGACGAAGGGGATGAGCGCGAGGCGCTGCGCGAGTGGCTGGTGAAGGAGAAGGTCAAGGCGCCGAAGCCCGCGAAGTTCAACGTGAAGGCGTACCAGCGCGAGGCCACGCCCGCGCCGGTGGAGAGCGAGGGCGTGAAGAAGCTGGAGCCGCTTCCGCGTGGGCTGGTGGGGCTGCTCGGCAGGTCGGTGAAGGACGAGACGCTCCCCGCGGCGCTGAAGAAGCTGAAGCTGCCGACGAAGCCGCTGAAGGCCGGTGGTGCGCTCAAGGACACGAAGCGCGGCATCACGGTGCGCGTCGGTCGGGGCGGGGTGATCTCCGAGGTGCACCTGGGTGAGAAGTACGAAGGCCCCCTCGCGTTCAAGCTGCCTCGAGGGGTGAACGACTTCACCGCGAAGAAGTTCCTCGGCGCGCCGACGGGTGTGCTCAAGAAGAAGGGCGGCGGCAAGCTCTGGGAGAAGGTGCTCGATGCCGACCGGGGCATCTACTTCTCACGGAGCCGAGGGCACTTCGACTGGTGGACGGAGCACCGGTTCTTCCTCAGAAGTGATGAGGGGCGTCCTCGAGTCCCGCCCACGAGCTTCGCGCAGGCGTCGCGCTCATAGGGGAGCCCCGCCTGCCAGAAGTGCGTCCCGGGATTGCCGAAGCGCGGGTCCCACAGGTGGGCCGTGTCCACGAGCGCGGCGAGAAAGCGCCGCTGTGCCTCGGAGGTCACGGTGCCATCGCCCGTGGGAAAGGCGCGCGTGAGCAGGAGTCCCCACTCGAAGTCGACCCAGGCCTTCTTCGTGGTCCTCGCGACGGCGACCGCCGCCTCCGCGAGGGTGTCGAAGTCAGGGACTCGCTCCAGGAGCCGCTGGGCGACGGTGAAGCGAGGCTGCATCGGGAGCGGCGGCGGCTTCTCGGGGAACCCGTCGTTGAATCCCGCGAGGACGAGCGCGACCTGTGCCGTCGCGGGGTTGACGGTGCCCTTCGCGTCCTCGGCGAGCAGGGCGCGCAAGTGCCCGGGTGTGTCGAGGCCACGACCGTAGGCGTGGATGAGCCGCGGCCAGTCCGTCGATTCGAGTGCGGAGACTCCGGTGCGCATCGACGCGGCTATCACCGAGGCGGGGCTGTGTCTCAATGCACGCATTCGCCCGATTCCCCTCGAATGGACGAGCCTCGCGCGAGGGAGCTCACTACCTTCCCGGGCATGTCTCTCGACATCGACGTCCAAGAGCTGACGCCCGAGCAGTGGCCCGCGCTCGAGAAGCTGTTCGGGAAGAACGGCGCCTGCTCGGGCTGCTGGTGCATGTTCTGGCGGTTGGAGGCAGGCGAGCGCTTCCAGGATGTGAAGGGGCCTTCCGCGAAGCGGCGCATGAAGGCGCTGGTGGAGCAGGGGCGGGCACAGGGCCTCCTGGCTTACGTGGAGGGCGAGCCCGTGGGCTGGCTCACCTTCGGTCCTCGCCGGAGCTTTCCTCGCCTGGACCGGGCGCCCAGCCTTCGATGTGACGATGCGGACGACGTCTGGTCGCTGCCCTGCTTCTTCATCCACAAGGACTTCCGAGGCCAGGGTGTCGCCACGGTGCTGTTGAAGGCCGCGATGGACACGTTGCGCCAGCGCGGGGTGGGCACGCTCGAGGGCTACCCGATGAAGCCCCCCGAGGGGACGAC
Encoded here:
- a CDS encoding GNAT family N-acetyltransferase, translated to MDEPRARELTTFPGMSLDIDVQELTPEQWPALEKLFGKNGACSGCWCMFWRLEAGERFQDVKGPSAKRRMKALVEQGRAQGLLAYVEGEPVGWLTFGPRRSFPRLDRAPSLRCDDADDVWSLPCFFIHKDFRGQGVATVLLKAAMDTLRQRGVGTLEGYPMKPPEGTTRLSNASAYTGTVPFFEKQGFTLVAERPQGKQRVRKSLAPRRSSRKGS